In Spirosoma linguale DSM 74, one genomic interval encodes:
- a CDS encoding transcriptional regulator, ArsR family (PFAM: regulatory protein ArsR~SMART: regulatory protein ArsR~KEGG: wsu:WS1120 putative transcriptional regulator), with amino-acid sequence MENSPNCIRVFADQEQIRQCTEKIKHAEPVFDRLAQVLDLAGNANRLKIIYLLQEESNLCVCDLSDILGMSIPAVSQHLRKLKDAQLIQARKVGQTVFYSLRTESTGLLHSLLQHLETMPNASLLATESEGITIMKL; translated from the coding sequence ATGGAAAATTCACCAAACTGTATCCGCGTCTTTGCCGATCAAGAACAGATTCGGCAATGCACCGAGAAAATAAAACACGCCGAGCCGGTTTTTGACCGACTGGCTCAAGTACTGGATTTGGCAGGTAATGCCAACCGGCTCAAAATTATTTATCTGTTGCAGGAAGAAAGCAATTTATGCGTTTGCGATTTAAGCGACATTTTGGGCATGAGCATTCCCGCTGTTTCCCAGCATTTGCGCAAGCTTAAAGATGCGCAGTTGATCCAAGCCCGAAAAGTTGGCCAGACCGTTTTTTATTCCTTGCGGACAGAATCAACTGGCCTCTTACACTCTCTTTTGCAACACCTTGAAACGATGCCAAACGCTTCTTTGTTGGCTACTGAATCGGAGGGAATAACGATCATGAAACTATGA
- a CDS encoding TonB-dependent receptor (PFAM: TonB-dependent receptor; TonB-dependent receptor plug~KEGG: bba:Bd2648 outer membrane iron(III) dicitrate receptor), giving the protein MSRLCCLLYVCALQTGYLAISAKAQTSADTLKTHILDPITVEGRRQAQTDPLPDVHGTYLLAGKRSEIIRLTQLDANITQKTARQLFARIPGVFVYDMDGTGNQINMATRGLDPHRSWELNIRQNGIGTNSDMYGYPASHYSPPTESIERVELVRGTGSLQYGAQFGGMINYVTKGADTTRRFGFESINAVGSFGFRSTYNAIGGRVSRLTYYLYDYRRSANGYRDNSHSDSQAQFISLQFQATRRLRLQAELGRSTYLAQLPGPLTDSMFYLNPRQATRSRNYFNPDIYVPSLRADWQVSDRTRVVATLSAVLGARNSVLIDAFANVPDMPDPQTGQYKSRQVDMDHFNSYTAEVRVLHHYHLVQVPVTALVGVQLMNNDLHRQQLGKGTTGNDFDRSLTVPGWGRDLHYYTQNVALFAESQFHLTPKLTVSPGIRIENGLTQMRGTISYYSPQAVPNDIPHLFALLGLSGQYQFTPQMRLYGGFSQAYRPVIFKDIIPASAYERVDTNLNDAHGYTLEAGLSGRWKGLNLNVGVFDLLYRNRLGSVVGTNVDGSSFVLRTNIGDSHSRGIEALVEADILRAGRLLISGFTSTAYLDARYQNAQVSTGTENRSVTGNRVETAPVWTSRNGLTLRYRTGSLTTQYSYVSSTFSDALNTPVPTANGAKGPVPAYGLWDVNATWRAGKHFTFRGSVSNLANKQYFTKRPTFYPGPGIWPSDGRSLTLSVGVRL; this is encoded by the coding sequence ATGAGCCGTTTATGTTGCTTATTGTATGTTTGTGCGCTCCAGACAGGCTATCTGGCAATTTCCGCAAAGGCACAAACATCGGCTGATACACTCAAAACGCATATTCTTGACCCGATTACGGTCGAGGGTCGTCGCCAAGCACAGACCGACCCCCTTCCCGACGTTCACGGTACATACCTACTAGCTGGCAAACGCAGTGAGATTATCCGCCTAACTCAGTTGGATGCCAATATCACCCAGAAAACCGCCCGGCAACTATTCGCCCGCATTCCAGGTGTGTTTGTGTATGATATGGACGGAACGGGTAACCAGATCAACATGGCTACGCGGGGGCTCGACCCGCACCGTTCTTGGGAACTGAACATCCGTCAGAACGGAATTGGCACCAACTCGGATATGTATGGCTATCCTGCCTCCCATTATTCGCCCCCAACGGAAAGCATCGAGCGGGTTGAATTAGTACGCGGAACAGGATCATTGCAATATGGAGCGCAGTTTGGGGGGATGATAAACTATGTCACCAAAGGAGCAGACACGACCCGCCGTTTCGGATTCGAGAGTATTAACGCGGTGGGATCATTCGGTTTTAGAAGTACGTATAATGCCATTGGTGGCCGAGTTAGCCGGTTGACTTATTACCTCTACGATTACCGGCGCAGTGCGAACGGCTACCGGGACAATTCCCATTCGGATTCCCAGGCGCAATTTATTTCGTTACAATTTCAGGCCACGCGTCGGCTGCGTCTTCAGGCCGAATTAGGCCGCTCTACCTACCTGGCCCAACTACCTGGCCCCTTGACAGATTCCATGTTTTATCTGAATCCCCGCCAGGCGACACGTAGTCGCAATTATTTTAACCCTGACATCTATGTGCCATCGCTGCGGGCCGACTGGCAGGTATCCGACCGGACGCGGGTTGTGGCCACCTTATCGGCAGTGCTGGGTGCTCGTAATAGCGTGTTGATTGATGCCTTTGCTAACGTGCCTGACATGCCCGATCCGCAAACGGGCCAGTACAAATCCCGCCAAGTCGATATGGATCATTTCAATAGTTACACCGCTGAAGTACGAGTACTGCACCACTATCACCTTGTTCAAGTACCCGTTACGGCCCTCGTTGGTGTGCAGTTGATGAACAATGATTTGCACCGGCAGCAATTAGGCAAAGGAACTACCGGCAACGATTTTGATAGGAGTCTAACCGTGCCGGGCTGGGGGCGAGATCTCCATTACTACACGCAGAATGTGGCCCTTTTTGCCGAAAGCCAATTCCATCTAACACCCAAGCTTACGGTATCTCCGGGCATTCGCATTGAAAATGGATTAACCCAGATGCGGGGAACCATCAGCTATTACAGCCCGCAAGCTGTACCCAACGATATACCCCACCTTTTCGCCTTGCTGGGCCTGAGTGGTCAGTACCAGTTTACCCCCCAAATGCGTTTGTATGGGGGATTCTCGCAAGCCTATCGCCCGGTTATTTTCAAAGATATCATCCCGGCTTCGGCCTATGAGCGGGTAGATACTAACCTCAACGATGCGCACGGCTACACGCTTGAAGCGGGTCTTTCTGGCCGTTGGAAGGGCCTTAACCTTAATGTGGGTGTTTTTGATTTATTGTACCGGAACCGGCTGGGTAGCGTGGTCGGTACCAACGTTGACGGAAGTTCATTCGTCCTACGCACCAACATAGGCGACAGCCACAGCCGAGGCATTGAAGCCTTGGTCGAAGCAGACATATTGAGGGCTGGGCGGCTACTGATCAGCGGTTTTACCTCAACGGCCTACTTAGATGCCCGGTATCAGAACGCGCAGGTATCGACCGGCACCGAAAATCGCTCGGTCACTGGGAATCGGGTCGAAACCGCTCCGGTTTGGACAAGCCGTAATGGGCTGACCCTGCGCTATCGAACGGGCAGCCTGACTACTCAATACAGCTATGTGAGCAGTACGTTTTCTGACGCGCTCAATACGCCCGTTCCCACAGCCAACGGGGCCAAAGGCCCCGTACCGGCTTATGGTCTGTGGGACGTAAACGCCACTTGGCGGGCTGGGAAGCATTTCACTTTTCGGGGCAGCGTCAGTAACTTGGCCAACAAACAATATTTCACCAAGCGACCCACGTTTTATCCGGGACCGGGCATCTGGCCTTCAGACGGTCGTAGCCTAACCCTATCTGTCGGTGTACGGCTCTAA
- a CDS encoding NAD+ synthetase (TIGRFAM: NAD+ synthetase~PFAM: NAD synthase; Nitrilase/cyanide hydratase and apolipoprotein N-acyltransferase~KEGG: dal:Dalk_4950 NAD+ synthetase): MKLLKVAAGALNQTPLHWEHNTQNIINAIAAARAQQISLLCLPELCISGYGCEDAFYAQNTIDQAIRSLLDIVPHTADILVSVGLPMRHGNRTINTACLMSNRRILGFVGKQHLPNDGIHYEERWFQPWPAGVRDELTLLDGATVYPIGDLLFEISGIRIGFEICQDAWIAGRPGRSLYDRGVDIILNPSASHFAFFKSEVRERLVVDASRAFGVSYIYTNLLGNEAGRVIYDGDAMVASNGVLLVSGARLSYEDFVLVSAVVDVEQTRLSQVQSRGTLTRMYPELRVIERFDWPRVGPVVQQAELEAWEKGGYLKEEEFARAVALGLFDYLRKSRSQGYVLSLSGGADSSAIAATVYLMIRMAVETIGLEGVKKKLAYIRAIQDCTTPEAMIGQLLTVMYQGTENSSDDTFNSAKQLADDIGATFLRININGLVETYRGLVEEQLGRVLSWETDDIALQNIQARVRAPGIWLIANLKNALLLSTSNRSEAAVGYATMDGDTAGSISPITGIDKHFLRGWLRWLETVGLNVKNQTIPTDRTSQGPGPVGADELIRVKGLHAVNNLQPTAELRPLDKKQTDEDDLMPYDVLNSIENAAIRDKQAPLDVLLLLEIRYADRYERAKLAVWVERFFKLWSRNQWKRERYAPSFMLDDHNLDPRSWCRFPILSGSFERELADMVDWIKRDNPL; this comes from the coding sequence ATGAAACTTTTGAAAGTAGCTGCAGGGGCGTTGAATCAAACGCCCCTGCACTGGGAACACAATACCCAAAACATTATCAACGCCATTGCAGCTGCCCGCGCGCAGCAGATCAGCCTGCTTTGCCTGCCCGAACTCTGTATTTCGGGTTATGGCTGCGAAGATGCCTTCTATGCCCAAAACACCATCGACCAGGCCATTCGGTCGTTGCTCGACATTGTGCCGCATACGGCGGATATACTCGTATCGGTCGGCTTGCCCATGCGCCACGGCAACCGAACCATCAACACGGCTTGCCTGATGAGCAACCGGCGCATCCTGGGATTTGTGGGCAAACAGCATTTGCCCAACGACGGCATTCATTACGAAGAACGGTGGTTTCAACCCTGGCCCGCTGGGGTGCGTGATGAGTTGACATTACTGGATGGCGCAACGGTTTATCCAATCGGTGATCTGCTCTTCGAGATTTCCGGTATCCGCATCGGCTTTGAAATTTGCCAGGATGCCTGGATCGCCGGACGACCAGGGCGAAGTCTCTATGATCGGGGGGTGGATATTATCCTCAATCCGTCGGCCAGCCATTTTGCCTTCTTCAAATCCGAAGTGCGGGAACGGTTGGTGGTGGATGCATCGCGGGCTTTTGGGGTGAGCTACATCTATACCAATCTGCTGGGCAATGAGGCCGGGCGGGTGATTTATGACGGGGATGCGATGGTGGCATCCAATGGGGTGCTGCTGGTGTCCGGGGCACGGCTCAGCTACGAAGATTTTGTGCTGGTTTCGGCGGTGGTGGATGTCGAACAAACCCGGTTGAGCCAGGTGCAGAGCCGGGGCACCCTGACCCGGATGTATCCCGAATTGCGGGTGATCGAGCGGTTCGACTGGCCACGGGTGGGCCCTGTAGTGCAGCAAGCGGAGCTGGAAGCCTGGGAGAAAGGCGGCTATCTGAAAGAAGAAGAGTTTGCCAGGGCGGTTGCTCTGGGGCTGTTCGATTATCTGCGCAAGAGCCGTTCGCAAGGCTATGTGCTTTCGCTCAGTGGCGGGGCTGATTCGTCGGCCATTGCGGCCACGGTGTATTTGATGATCCGCATGGCGGTCGAAACTATCGGGCTGGAAGGGGTTAAGAAAAAGCTGGCCTATATCCGGGCCATTCAGGATTGCACCACACCCGAAGCGATGATCGGCCAATTGCTGACGGTCATGTATCAGGGCACGGAAAATTCCTCCGATGATACGTTCAACTCAGCCAAACAGCTCGCCGACGACATTGGCGCGACGTTTCTGCGCATTAACATCAACGGCCTGGTGGAAACCTATCGCGGCCTGGTCGAAGAGCAATTGGGCCGGGTGCTCTCCTGGGAAACCGACGATATTGCGTTGCAAAATATTCAGGCGCGGGTGCGTGCTCCGGGCATCTGGTTAATCGCCAATCTAAAAAATGCGCTGCTGCTGAGTACGTCGAACCGCTCGGAAGCAGCGGTGGGTTATGCCACGATGGATGGCGATACGGCGGGCAGCATTTCGCCCATTACCGGCATCGACAAGCACTTTCTGCGGGGCTGGCTGCGCTGGCTGGAAACGGTGGGGCTGAACGTCAAGAACCAGACCATCCCCACGGATCGCACCAGCCAGGGGCCGGGGCCGGTCGGGGCCGATGAGCTGATCCGGGTCAAGGGGCTTCATGCGGTCAACAACCTGCAACCCACGGCGGAGCTGCGCCCGCTGGACAAAAAGCAAACCGATGAAGATGATTTGATGCCCTATGATGTGCTCAATTCCATTGAGAACGCGGCCATTCGGGATAAACAAGCCCCGCTAGATGTGCTCTTACTGCTGGAAATTCGGTATGCGGATCGGTACGAACGGGCCAAATTAGCGGTGTGGGTTGAGCGGTTTTTCAAACTGTGGAGCCGCAACCAATGGAAACGCGAACGCTATGCCCCTTCCTTCATGCTGGACGATCACAATCTCGATCCGCGTTCCTGGTGTCGGTTTCCGATTCTGTCGGGCAGTTTCGAGCGGGAGCTTGCCGATATGGTTGACTGGATAAAGCGCGACAATCCATTGTAA